The Procambarus clarkii isolate CNS0578487 chromosome 24, FALCON_Pclarkii_2.0, whole genome shotgun sequence genome includes a region encoding these proteins:
- the LOC123761550 gene encoding uncharacterized protein, whose translation MQYELANVQSYNKTVCPACHTNPFAIHIDSNKKLFRYEKVGRGLRESYYSESVFAADNDVTNHLNHIESLKTKVLYGGRWQHGSGLTTGEETEQIFSYMSRYNSTTKNMLKAG comes from the exons ATGCAGTATGAACTTGCAAATGTCCAAAGCTACAATAAGACCGTGTGCCCTGCTTGTCATACTAACCCATTTGCCATACATATTGATAGCAACAAAAAGTTATTCCGATATGAAAAAGTTGGAAG AGGATTGAGGGAATCATATTATTCAGAGAGTGTCTTTGCTGCTGACAATGATGTGACTAATCACCTTAACCATATAGAGAGcttaaaaacaaag GTCTTGTATGGAGGACGCTGGCAGCACGGAAGTGGTTTGACCACAGGTGAAGAAACCGAGCAAATTTTCAGCTATATGTCGCGgtacaacagtaccaccaaaaacaTGTTGAAAGCCGGTTAG